The following coding sequences lie in one Rhizobium rhododendri genomic window:
- a CDS encoding PepSY domain-containing protein, with the protein MKKILLTSIAALMTTSVAFAQSQTPTTSQDTPAVATPETTNAGAPVQGKNSFTESQAKSRIEAAGFADVADLKLDDQGIWRASANKDAKPVQVSLDYQGNVVQAK; encoded by the coding sequence ATGAAGAAGATTTTGCTGACGTCGATTGCTGCCCTGATGACGACTTCGGTTGCCTTTGCGCAGAGCCAGACACCGACAACCTCGCAGGATACACCGGCAGTCGCCACGCCTGAAACCACCAACGCCGGTGCACCGGTCCAGGGCAAGAACAGCTTCACGGAATCGCAGGCGAAGTCGCGCATCGAAGCGGCCGGCTTTGCAGATGTCGCCGACCTCAAGCTCGACGACCAGGGCATCTGGCGTGCCAGCGCAAATAAGGATGCCAAGCCAGTTCAGGTGTCGCTCGATTACCAGGGCAACGTCGTCCAGGCAAAGTAA
- a CDS encoding general stress protein: MRTVTGLFDNYDDAKTAVGQLESAGIASKNISIVSNTADGRKVEDQGNNAAEGAGTGVGIGAVAGGAGGLLAGLGMLAIPGVGPVVAAGWLVATLTGAVAGAVVGGAAGGVVGALISSGVPEKDAHVYAEGVRRGGTLVTAQVEEDEAVSAEAILDRSKRVNLTDRRTAYTAEGWNRFDDTLDPYSQSEIDAERNRYGTNNPRI; the protein is encoded by the coding sequence ATGAGAACTGTCACAGGTCTGTTCGACAACTATGATGATGCAAAGACTGCGGTTGGCCAGCTCGAAAGCGCCGGTATTGCATCGAAGAACATCAGCATCGTTTCCAACACTGCCGACGGGCGCAAGGTTGAGGATCAGGGTAACAATGCAGCTGAAGGCGCCGGAACCGGCGTTGGCATTGGCGCAGTTGCCGGTGGTGCCGGCGGATTGCTCGCAGGCCTCGGCATGCTTGCCATCCCAGGCGTCGGCCCGGTTGTCGCAGCCGGTTGGCTTGTCGCCACGCTGACGGGCGCCGTTGCGGGTGCAGTGGTAGGCGGTGCGGCCGGCGGTGTCGTTGGCGCCCTCATCAGTTCCGGCGTGCCGGAAAAAGACGCCCATGTCTACGCTGAAGGTGTCCGCCGTGGCGGCACTCTGGTCACCGCGCAGGTCGAAGAGGACGAAGCCGTTTCAGCTGAAGCGATCCTTGACCGCTCCAAGCGTGTAAACCTGACGGACCGTCGCACGGCCTATACCGCCGAGGGCTGGAACCGCTTCGACGACACGCTCGACCCCTATTCGCAGTCGGAAATCGATGCCGAGCGCAATCGCTACGGTACTAACAATCCCCGCATTTGA
- a CDS encoding catalase, which translates to MARKPTQTFVSDKVTIHDQTLQRGNGGELHQYAEGDTPVLTTSQGGPVSDDQNTLKVGARGPALIDDFHFREKIFHFDHERIPERVVHARGYGAHGYFETYESLADYTRADLFQRPGEKTPAFVRFSTVAGSKGSFDLARDVRGFAVKIYTKEGNWDLVGNNIPVFFIQDAIKFPDVIHAVKPEPDKGFPQAQSAHDNFWDFISLTPESMHMIMWVMSDRGLPRSFRFMEGFGVHTFRFVNAENKSTFVKFHWKPKLGLQSVAWNEAVKINGADPDFHRRDLYQAIQSGNFPEWELQVQLFDQDFADKFDFDVLDATKLIPEEILKPVPVGRLVLDRMPDNFFAETEQVAFMTQNVPPGIDFSNDPLLQGRNFSYLDTQLKRLGGPNFAHIPINAPKCPFNNFQQDGHMAMHNPKGRANYQPNSWGEGARESPTSGYRHFASEEQGQKVRLRPESFADHYSQARQFYISQTPPEQRHIVAAITFELSKVMTPVIRERVVSHLFNIDETLASTVARKLGLQTMPKPADAAVATRQDLEELPSLSIARKGPMRFEGRKLGILVTDGVDAAMVKAVVAAVVDAKADFEVIAPKVGGVTASDGKWLAAHQMIDGGPSVLYDAVMLLTSPEGTEELVREATARDFVADAFSHCKYIGYVDAALPLMQKAGIADALDEGTISLSGTGDLTGFFEEIGKLRVWGREPSVKLP; encoded by the coding sequence ATGGCTAGAAAACCAACCCAGACCTTTGTCTCTGACAAGGTGACAATTCATGACCAGACGCTGCAGCGCGGTAACGGTGGCGAGCTTCACCAGTATGCCGAAGGCGATACGCCTGTTCTGACAACGTCCCAGGGCGGCCCCGTCTCGGATGACCAGAACACTCTCAAGGTCGGAGCGCGCGGCCCGGCACTGATCGACGACTTTCATTTCCGCGAAAAAATCTTCCATTTCGACCACGAGCGCATCCCTGAACGCGTCGTCCACGCGCGCGGCTATGGTGCCCACGGCTATTTCGAAACCTATGAGTCGCTGGCCGACTACACGCGAGCCGACCTGTTCCAGCGGCCTGGCGAAAAGACACCGGCTTTCGTGCGTTTTTCGACGGTTGCCGGCAGCAAGGGCTCGTTTGACCTTGCCCGCGACGTGCGCGGCTTTGCCGTCAAGATCTATACCAAGGAGGGCAACTGGGATCTGGTTGGCAACAACATCCCGGTGTTCTTCATCCAAGACGCCATCAAGTTTCCCGACGTCATCCACGCCGTCAAGCCCGAGCCTGACAAGGGCTTCCCACAGGCGCAGTCGGCCCACGACAATTTCTGGGACTTCATCAGCCTGACGCCTGAAAGCATGCACATGATCATGTGGGTGATGTCCGACCGTGGCCTTCCCCGTTCCTTCCGGTTCATGGAAGGGTTCGGCGTCCACACCTTCCGCTTCGTCAACGCCGAAAACAAATCGACCTTCGTCAAGTTCCATTGGAAGCCGAAACTCGGCCTGCAATCGGTCGCCTGGAACGAAGCGGTCAAGATCAACGGCGCCGATCCGGATTTCCACCGCCGCGATCTCTACCAGGCCATCCAGTCCGGCAACTTCCCTGAGTGGGAACTGCAGGTGCAGCTCTTCGACCAGGACTTTGCCGATAAATTCGACTTCGATGTGCTCGATGCGACGAAGCTCATCCCGGAAGAGATCCTGAAGCCGGTACCCGTCGGCCGCCTTGTGCTGGACCGGATGCCCGACAACTTCTTTGCCGAGACCGAACAGGTCGCCTTCATGACCCAGAACGTGCCGCCCGGTATCGATTTCAGCAACGATCCGCTGCTGCAGGGCCGCAACTTCTCTTATCTCGATACGCAGCTGAAGCGCCTGGGTGGCCCGAACTTCGCTCATATCCCGATCAATGCGCCGAAATGTCCGTTCAACAATTTCCAGCAGGACGGCCACATGGCGATGCACAACCCAAAGGGTCGTGCCAACTACCAGCCGAATTCCTGGGGTGAAGGTGCGCGGGAATCGCCGACCTCGGGCTATCGTCACTTTGCGTCCGAGGAGCAGGGCCAGAAGGTTCGGCTGCGTCCGGAAAGCTTTGCCGACCATTACAGCCAGGCGCGGCAGTTCTACATCAGCCAGACGCCGCCCGAGCAGCGCCATATCGTGGCGGCCATCACCTTCGAACTCAGCAAGGTCATGACGCCGGTCATCCGCGAGCGGGTCGTCTCGCACCTCTTCAATATCGACGAGACACTGGCATCGACGGTTGCCCGCAAGCTCGGTCTGCAGACGATGCCGAAGCCGGCCGATGCCGCTGTCGCGACACGCCAGGACCTCGAAGAGTTGCCCTCGCTCAGCATTGCCAGAAAGGGCCCGATGCGCTTCGAGGGTCGCAAGCTGGGGATTCTTGTGACCGACGGCGTCGATGCCGCCATGGTCAAGGCAGTCGTTGCCGCAGTGGTCGATGCCAAGGCAGACTTCGAGGTGATCGCGCCGAAGGTTGGCGGTGTCACCGCATCCGATGGCAAGTGGCTGGCCGCGCATCAGATGATCGATGGCGGACCATCTGTTCTCTATGATGCCGTCATGCTGTTGACCTCACCGGAAGGCACGGAAGAGCTGGTACGGGAAGCAACGGCACGCGACTTCGTGGCCGATGCCTTCTCTCACTGCAAATACATTGGCTATGTCGATGCAGCTCTTCCGTTGATGCAGAAGGCCGGCATCGCCGATGCGCTCGACGAAGGCACGATCAGTCTCTCCGGAACCGGGGATCTGACCGGCTTCTTCGAGGAAATCGGCAAGCTCCGCGTCTGGGGCCGCGAGCCTTCCGTCAAGTTGCCGTAA
- the copD gene encoding copper homeostasis membrane protein CopD yields MIEPSTAIQICRFLHDSALLLLWGTAAFVAFLMPPSLAAQMLRRLGVFPLAAAGVAVLTTVAALPLQAAALGNGWPDAVDGATVYAVLVASPFALFFQAQAVAGLLLMLAFIRRADRRMGTVALASALGLAGLALTGHASMEDGLLRIAHRLNDIVHLLAGGAWLGALIPFVVVLRMLAVPEYHTAAQVALRRFSNVGHGAVFLVLATGIVNSIMTLGRWPTDWSSPYLLILTMKIAAVGMMTCLAIVNRYVFVPAIAENPDAALRSIRRASLVEILLGVAAIGLVAVFGTLDPT; encoded by the coding sequence TTGATCGAACCATCGACAGCGATCCAAATCTGCCGCTTTCTGCATGACAGCGCCCTGTTGCTGTTGTGGGGTACGGCTGCTTTCGTCGCGTTTCTCATGCCACCCTCGCTGGCCGCCCAGATGCTGCGGCGGCTCGGCGTCTTTCCGCTGGCTGCAGCCGGGGTGGCGGTTCTGACGACAGTGGCAGCATTACCGTTACAGGCAGCAGCTCTGGGTAATGGGTGGCCCGATGCCGTGGACGGGGCAACAGTGTATGCCGTCCTCGTCGCAAGTCCGTTCGCTCTTTTCTTTCAGGCGCAGGCGGTGGCAGGGTTACTTCTAATGCTGGCCTTCATCCGCCGCGCTGACAGGCGAATGGGGACCGTGGCCCTTGCGTCAGCGCTTGGCCTCGCGGGGCTGGCCCTGACCGGGCATGCCTCCATGGAAGATGGCCTGCTCCGGATTGCCCATCGGCTCAACGATATCGTCCACCTTCTCGCCGGCGGGGCATGGCTAGGAGCATTGATCCCGTTTGTGGTCGTGCTGAGGATGCTTGCGGTGCCCGAATATCATACCGCGGCGCAAGTTGCGCTGCGGCGTTTTTCGAACGTCGGACACGGCGCCGTCTTTCTGGTGTTGGCGACGGGGATCGTCAATTCCATCATGACGCTCGGCCGCTGGCCAACTGACTGGTCATCGCCATACCTGCTGATCCTGACGATGAAGATCGCTGCTGTCGGCATGATGACATGTCTTGCTATCGTCAACCGCTATGTGTTCGTTCCGGCGATCGCTGAAAACCCGGACGCCGCGTTGCGGTCAATCCGGCGGGCTAGCTTGGTCGAGATCCTGCTGGGTGTTGCCGCTATCGGGCTGGTAGCCGTGTTCGGCACGCTCGATCCGACTTGA
- the copC gene encoding copper homeostasis periplasmic binding protein CopC yields MTNRSVASALLFLCTLGVAGQASAHAHLKTSLPADKSTVASAPSAVTMTFTESLNLKFSGIKLIGPEKAAVKTGDASLSDEDKGLTVPVAGPLTAGPYTVEWHVLSSDGHKTSGSFTFTVKP; encoded by the coding sequence ATGACCAATCGTAGCGTCGCTTCAGCTCTCCTGTTTCTCTGCACGCTCGGCGTCGCTGGCCAGGCGTCGGCGCATGCCCATCTCAAGACTTCGCTGCCGGCGGATAAGAGTACCGTTGCATCGGCGCCTTCGGCGGTGACGATGACGTTCACCGAAAGCCTAAATCTCAAATTTTCGGGCATCAAGCTGATCGGGCCGGAAAAGGCTGCGGTGAAAACAGGGGACGCGAGCCTTAGCGATGAAGACAAGGGTCTGACCGTGCCTGTCGCCGGTCCGCTTACGGCTGGACCCTACACCGTCGAATGGCATGTGCTGTCCAGCGATGGGCACAAGACCAGCGGCTCCTTCACTTTCACCGTCAAGCCTTGA
- a CDS encoding metallophosphoesterase family protein, translated as MQESQRRREFRDIAGVPTYAIGDIHGRYDLLTAIEALITADAAQFPGRKLMITLGDYIDRGPDSARVVSHLMTPAPEGFDRICLTGNHETAMLAYVDGEITLTQWLAMGAEATLLSYGLDSNHLARQYPSPKKLDDFIRASLPADHIAFLRDLPIMLDTPSVLFVHAGIDPHLSIADQTDQDLVFIRGRFLKSRTPLPKLVVHGHTQVKSPEARGRRLNLDTGAFHSGSLSVARFYEGTVNVMST; from the coding sequence ATGCAGGAAAGTCAGCGTCGACGTGAGTTTCGCGATATAGCAGGAGTACCCACTTACGCGATCGGCGATATACACGGTCGCTACGATCTGCTGACCGCCATCGAGGCATTGATCACCGCCGACGCAGCGCAATTTCCCGGGCGCAAGCTGATGATTACGCTCGGCGACTACATTGATCGTGGCCCGGATTCGGCCAGGGTCGTCAGCCATCTCATGACCCCGGCGCCGGAGGGTTTCGACCGCATCTGCCTCACCGGCAACCATGAAACAGCGATGCTGGCATATGTCGACGGCGAGATCACCTTGACGCAGTGGCTGGCCATGGGCGCCGAGGCCACGCTTCTATCTTACGGGCTGGATAGCAATCACCTGGCGCGGCAATATCCTTCGCCCAAGAAGCTCGACGACTTTATCCGCGCCTCGCTGCCTGCGGATCACATCGCATTTCTGAGAGACCTGCCGATCATGCTGGACACCCCGAGCGTGCTTTTCGTTCACGCCGGCATAGATCCGCACTTGTCCATAGCCGACCAGACCGATCAGGATCTCGTCTTCATCCGAGGGCGCTTCCTGAAAAGCCGCACGCCACTTCCAAAGCTCGTCGTGCATGGCCACACACAGGTGAAATCGCCTGAAGCGCGTGGTCGTCGCCTCAATCTCGATACCGGCGCATTTCACTCCGGAAGTTTGTCGGTGGCACGA